One Excalfactoria chinensis isolate bCotChi1 chromosome 19, bCotChi1.hap2, whole genome shotgun sequence genomic window carries:
- the LIMK1 gene encoding LIM domain kinase 1, protein MRLMLLCCTWRDEPMGEEEGTDLPVCASCGQGIFDGQYLQALNADWHADCFRCGECGASLSHQYYEKDGRLYCKKDYWARFGELCHGCAEQITKGLVMVAGEQKYHPECFSCLNCRVFIGDGDTYALVERSKLYCGHCYYQMVVTPVIEQILPDSPGSRIPHTVTLVSIPACSDGKRGFSVSIDPHCGAQGCGAEHSRTVRVREVDPDCISPDVKNSIHVGDRILEINGTPIGHVPVDEIDLLIQETSRLLQLTIEHDPHEPLPRDSVLPCGPLPDPHSPLRSPVPVHHGDLGTMRQRAVMRSCSTDKSPGSSSVGSPASQRKDIGRSESLRVVSRAHRIFRPSDLIHGEVLGKGCFGQAIKVTHRETGEVMVMKELIRFDEETQRTFLKEVKVMRCLEHPNVLKFIGVLYKEKRLNFITEYIKGGTLRGLIKSMDSHYPWSQRVSFAKDIAAGMAYLHSMNIIHRDLNSHNCLVRENKSVVVADFGLARLMVDEKNQPEHLQNLKKPDRKKRYTVVGNPYWMAPEMINGRSYDEKVDIFSFGIVLCEIIGRVSADPDYLPRTTDFGLNVRGFLERYCPPACPPSFFPIAVCCCDLDPEKRPSFSKLEQWLETLRMHLDIRLPLSSQLEQLTCAFWETHRRGEGGLPPHPELPDTAPHLHPL, encoded by the exons ATGAGGttgatgctgctgtgctgcacctgGAGGGACGAGCCCATGGGAGAGGAGGAAG GGACCGACCTGCCTGTGTGTGCGAGCTGCGGCCAGGGCATCTTCGATGGGCAGTACCTGCAGGCGCTGAACGCCGACTGGCACGCCGACTGCTTCAG GTGTGGTGAGTGCGGGGCCTCGCTGTCCCACCAGTACTACGAGAAGGATGGGCGGCTGTACTGCAAGAAGGACTACTGGGCGCGTTTTGGGGAGCTGTGCCAcggctgtgctgagcagatcACCAAAGGGCTGGTCATG GTGGCCGGGGAGCAGAAGTACCACCCTGAGTGCTTCAGCTGCCTCAATTGCCGCGTGTTCATCGGGGATGGGGACACCTACGCGCTGGTGGAGCGCTCCAAGCTGTACTG TGGGCACTGCTATTACCAGATGGTGGTGACGCCGGTCATCGAGCAGATCCTCCCTGACTCGCCGGGCTCCCGCATCCCTCACACCGTCACCCTCGTCTCCATCCCTGCCTGCTCCGATGGCAAACGTGGCTTCTCCGTCTCCATTGACCCGCACTGCGGTGCCCAGGGCTGCGGTGCTGAGCACTCACGCACCGTCCGCGTCCGAGA GGTGGACCCAGACTGCATCAGTCCTGACGTGAAGAACTCCATCCATGTGGGTGACCGCATCCTGGAGATCAATGGCACTCCCATTGGCCATGTCCCAGTGGATGAG ATCGACCTGCTGATCCAGGAGACCAGCCGCCTGCTGCAGCTGACCATTGAGCACGACCCCCACGAGCCCCTGCCCCGCGACTCAGTGCTGCCCTGCGGCCCCCTGCCTGACCCACACAGCCCCCTGCGCTCTCCGGTCCCTGTACACCATGGAGACCTTGGCACCATGCGCCAGCGTGCTGTCAT gaggagctgcagcacagacaagTCTCCAGGCTCCAGCTCGGTGGGCTCACCTGCTTCCCAGCGCAAGGACATCGGCCGCTCCGAGTCGCTGCGCGTCGTCTCTCGCGCTCACCGCATCTTCCGGCCCTCTGACCTGATCCACGGCGAGGTGCTGGGCAAGGGCTGCTTCGGCCAGGCCATCAAG GTGACGCACAGGGAAACGGGCGAGGTGATGGTTATGAAGGAGCTGATCCGCTTTGATGAGGAGACGCAGAGGACCTTCCTCAAAGAG GTGAAGGTGATGCGCTGCCTGGAGCACCCCAATGTGCTGAAGTTCATCGGAGTGCTCTACAAGGAGAAGCGGCTCAACTTCATCACTGAGTACATAAAGGGGGGCACCTTGCGGGGCCTCATCAAGAGCATG GACAGTCACTACCCCTGGAGCCAGAGGGTCAGCTTCGCCAAGGACATTGCTGCTGGCATG GCTTACCTGCACTCCATGAACATCATCCACCGTGACCTCAACTCCCACAACTGCCTGGTGCGGGAG AACAAGAGCGTGGTGGTGGCCGACTTTGGGCTGGCGCGGCTGATGGTGGATGAGAAGAACCAACCCGAGCACCTCCAGAACCTGAAGAAGCCAGACCGCAAGAAGCGCTACACGGTGGTGGGCAACCCCTACTGGATGGCCCCCGAGATGATCAATG GGAGGAGCTACGATGAGAAGGTGGACATCTTCTCCTTCGGCATCGTGCTGTGCGAG ATCATCGGCCGGGTCAGTGCCGACCCCGATTACCTGCCCCGCACCACCGACTTCGGCCTCAACGTCCGCGGTTTCCTGGAGCGCTATTGTCCCCCTGCCTGCCCCCCCAGCTTCTTCCCCATCGCCGTCTGCTGCTGTGACCTGGACCCCGAGAAGCG GCCGTCCTTCAGCAAGCTGGAGCAGTGGCTGGAAACGCTGCGCATGCACCTGGACATCCGCCTCCCGCTCAGCTcg